In one Juglans regia cultivar Chandler chromosome 11, Walnut 2.0, whole genome shotgun sequence genomic region, the following are encoded:
- the LOC109000323 gene encoding uncharacterized protein LOC109000323 — protein MAVQEPYQDPVDQENTDLQDSYEAEETLSFCDLPIYSDASNWDDYSKEDQSLSDDNDLFEFLSEEFTASTCATTVNKNIIFCGKLIPCKDLPEPEKTQNQESTTNTKRNHAKTGFLRWKSLSFNKRRSSSKFSKLPEDEHSKNLALPSSKGYVYGTSNCDFSVGKVSMLASSSKSRWYLFMFGMTRFPTEMELKDMKMRQSRMRRQSSMFRSVQCDEMIKGNEDRSRGKGLWRLLRILGLGSRRKSQHSTTINQACGGC, from the coding sequence ATGGCAGTTCAGGAACCTTACCAAGACCCAGTAGATCAAGAAAACACCGACCTGCAAGATTCATATGAGGCAGAAGAAACACTCTCTTTTTGTGATCTTCCCATCTACAGTGACGCATCCAACTGGGATGATTACTCAAAAGAAGATCAAAGCTTGTCCGATGACAATGACTTGTTCGAGTTCTTAAGCGAGGAGTTCACCGCCTCTACTTGTGCAACAACAGTGAACAAGAACATCATCTTCTGCGGTAAACTCATCCCCTGCAAAGACCTACCCGAACCCGAAAAAACACAGAACCAAGAAAGCACCACCAACACAAAGCGAAATCACGCGAAGACGGGTTTTCTTCGATGGAAATCACTCTCTTTCAACAAAAGAAGGAGCTCCTCAAAATTCTCGAAGCTGCCAGAAGATGAACACTCAAAAAATTTGGCATTACCTTCATCAAAAGGTTATGTTTACGGTACTAGTAACTGTGATTTTTCAGTAGGGAAGGTGTCGATGCTGGCATCTTCGTCCAAGTCCCGGTGGTATTTGTTTATGTTTGGGATGACCAGGTTTCCTACGGAGATGGAGCTGAAAGATATGAAGATGAGACAGAGTCGGATGAGGAGGCAATCATCGATGTTCCGTTCGGTTCAATGCGATGAAATGATCAAAGGCAACGAGGATAGAAGCAGAGGGAAGGGGCTGTGGAGGCTGCTAAGGATTTTGGGATTGGGGTCACGCAGGAAGAGTCAGCATTCGACTACAATAAATCAGGCCTGTGGAGGCTGCTAA
- the LOC109000376 gene encoding ataxin-10-like has product MDEDASLEFSLPQDILSPLLGASNSYSLEEALENLIKASRTDVGRKDLASKKILSTVLQLSQSLPYPSGCHLLTSSLKVLRNLCAGEVANQDAFIEQKGVDIVSTILRSAVILSNPDYVTVQMGLQVLANVCLAGEEHQCAVWNCFFPDDFVLLTRVRSQKTCDPLCMVLYACCDGSTRLFEELCSDFGLPIVEEIVRTASAVGFGEDWLKLILSRICLEEPHYPRLFSKLSLVGEDTEFKDDSFSPEQAFLSRIVSEILNERIDEIFVPNDFALFVFEIFKRSVGFTISIPRCKSGLPTGSASIDVLGYSLTILRDICASKSMGGSKEEDSVDAADMLLLSSGLVELLLCLLGELEPPGIIRKSLEQGEEKDKASSFPSKPCLYQGFRRDIVAVIGNCVYGRKHIQDGIRHKNGIPLLLQQCVTDEDNPFLREWGIWCVRNLLEQNAENQRAVAELELQGSVDVPELTGLGLRVVVDPKTRRAKLVNVPR; this is encoded by the exons ATGGATGAGGATGCATCATTGGAGTTCTCTCTCCCACAAGATATACTCTCCCCATTACTCGGTGCTTCAAACTCATATTCCTTGGAAGAAGCATTAGAAAATCTTATAAAAGCTTCTAGAACCGATGTTGGCCGCAAGGACCTTGCTTCCAAGAAGATCTTGTCGACAGTTCTTCAGCTCAGTCAGTCTCTCCCTTATCCTTCTGGTTGTCACCTTCTCACTTCATCTTTAAAGGTCCTCAGAAATCTGTGTGCTGGTGAAGTTGCTAATCAGGACGCATTTATTGAACAAAAGGGAGTTGATATTGTTTCCACAATTTTGAGGTCTGCTGTGATTCTGTCCAATCCAGATTATGTGACTGTGCAAATGGGGTTGCAGGTATTGGCGAATGTATGTTTGGCTGGAGAAGAACATCAGTGTGCTGTTTGGAATTGTTTCTTTCCGGATGACTTTGTTCTCCTCACGAGAGTCCGAAGCCAAAAGACTTGTGATCCATTGTGTATGGTTCTTTATGCTTGCTGCGATGGAAGCACGAGACTGTTTGAGGAGCTTTGTAGTGACTTTGGATTGCCTATTGTGGAAGAAATTGTACGGACGGCTTCTGCAG TTGGTTTTGGAGAGGATTGGTTGAAGTTGATCCTTTCAAGGATCTGCTTAGAAGAACCCCACTACCCTCGATTGTTCTCCAAATTAAGCCTTGTTGGCGAAGATACTGAATTTAAAGATGATAGTTTCTCGCCAGAACAAGCATTTCTTTCTAGAATTGTATCAGAGATCTTAAATGAACGGATTGATGAGATTTTTGTCCCTAATGATTTTGCTTTGTTCGTTTTTGAGATATTCAAGAGATCTGTTGGATTTACTATTTCTATTCCGAGATGCAAGTCTGGTCTTCCAACAGGCTCTGCTTCAATAGATGTTCTTGGATACTCACTAACCATTTTGAGAGATATTTGTGCCTCCAAAAGTATGGGAGGCTCAAAGGAGGAGGATTCAGTAGATGCTGCTGATATGCTACTACTATCCTCTGGACTCGTAGAATTGCTTTTATGCTTACTTGGTGAGCTTGAGCCGCCGGGGATAATAAGGAAATCCCTCGAACAGGGTGAGGAGAAAGACAAAGCAAGTTCTTTTCCATCAAAGCCTTGTCTTTACCAGGGATTCAGGAGAGACATTGTTGCCGTCATTGGCAATTGTGTATATGGGAGAAAACATATACAAGATGGAATTAGGCATAAGAATGGGATTCCTCTGCTCTTGCAACAGTGTGTTACAGATGAAGATAATCCGTTCTTGAGGGAATGGGGCATTTGGTGTGTGAGGAATCTATTGGAGCAGAATGCAGAAAATCAGCGAGCGGTAGCAGAATTGGAGCTTCAAGGATCTGTTGATGTGCCCGAATTAACTGGACTTGGTCTCCGAGTGGTGGTGGATCCAAAAACTCGACGTGCAAAGCTTGTTAATGTCCCACGATGA